The following coding sequences are from one Microbacterium sp. SORGH_AS_0969 window:
- a CDS encoding sensor histidine kinase produces the protein MSSGTGPERAIVPGRRPFQRGWLIGSSISLIWTFPTLLTLWEEPGLAPRVLGTAIVVVFAALFMATAPLARRTPSYGRRLLLPVALFALSLALWPWLGADVRWLWTFVGVSVAVSRMGSRTMWTTVGVLSGLSFAVGEWSGADTFTSVLNSAIILSISIMMFSFMRNISTLERLRDAQAQIAELAAEKERGRVARDVHDILGHSLTVITVKAELAGRLMDAGSPAARDEITQIEQLARGALSDVRTTVHGYRGVSISGELAAARAALESAGVSADLPGSTEQVPADRRELAGWVVREAVTNVIRHSGATACRVRLDGRSIEVVDDGCGPSSTASSGSGLAGLRERVETSGARLTIGRSDLGGFKLKVAW, from the coding sequence ATGAGCAGTGGGACCGGCCCGGAACGAGCGATCGTTCCGGGCCGTCGCCCGTTTCAGCGCGGGTGGCTCATCGGTTCGTCGATCTCCCTGATCTGGACGTTCCCGACGCTGCTCACCCTCTGGGAAGAGCCGGGTCTGGCCCCGCGGGTGCTCGGAACGGCGATCGTGGTGGTGTTCGCGGCGCTGTTCATGGCGACCGCTCCCCTCGCCCGTCGCACGCCTTCTTACGGACGCCGACTGCTTCTGCCCGTGGCCCTCTTCGCGCTGAGCCTCGCGCTCTGGCCGTGGCTCGGCGCCGACGTGCGGTGGCTGTGGACGTTCGTGGGAGTCTCCGTCGCCGTCTCGCGTATGGGGTCCCGCACCATGTGGACGACCGTCGGGGTGCTGAGCGGACTCTCGTTCGCCGTGGGGGAGTGGAGCGGGGCCGACACCTTCACGAGCGTGCTCAACTCGGCGATCATCCTCTCCATCTCGATCATGATGTTCAGCTTCATGCGGAACATCTCGACCCTCGAGCGTCTCCGCGATGCGCAGGCTCAGATCGCCGAACTCGCCGCCGAGAAGGAGCGTGGTCGCGTCGCGCGCGACGTGCACGACATCCTCGGTCACTCGCTCACCGTGATCACGGTGAAGGCAGAACTCGCCGGACGACTGATGGATGCCGGCTCCCCGGCCGCCCGCGACGAGATCACCCAGATCGAGCAGCTGGCGCGTGGTGCCCTCTCCGACGTTCGCACGACGGTCCACGGGTATCGCGGGGTGAGCATCAGCGGAGAGCTCGCGGCAGCTCGTGCCGCGCTGGAGAGCGCCGGGGTCTCCGCCGACCTCCCCGGATCGACCGAGCAGGTGCCCGCCGACCGCCGCGAACTGGCCGGGTGGGTGGTCCGCGAGGCAGTGACCAACGTCATCCGCCATTCCGGTGCCACCGCGTGCCGCGTGCGGCTCGACGGCCGGTCGATCGAGGTGGTCGATGACGGCTGCGGCCCCTCGTCCACGGCATCCTCGGGCTCGGGACTGGCGGGCCTGCGCGAGCGCGTCGAGACGTCCGGCGCGCGTCTGACCATCGGTCGCAGCGACCTCGGCGGATTCAAACTCAAGGTGGCATGGTGA
- a CDS encoding ABC transporter ATP-binding protein, whose protein sequence is MTSSTPTPAAIDARGVVKSFGSVHAVRGIDLSIKPGEIVAFLGPNGAGKTTTIDMILGLSTPDSGSISVFGHSPRGAIARGLVSAVLQTGGLLKDLTVRETVELTASLFAEKRPVDEALERAGIRNLASRRVGLCSGGEQQRLRFAMALVSDPALLILDEPTTGMDVEARRSFWNAIRADAARGRTVMFATHYLDEADEYADRIVLMRGGEIVADGPTSEIKNLVSGRMVHATLPDADLTALAALPGVDSVEAAGERIAIRTSDSDALARHLLTTTDARDIEITAQNLESVFLTLTADSAAPAQNGAVR, encoded by the coding sequence ATGACCTCCTCCACCCCCACTCCCGCCGCGATCGACGCGCGGGGCGTCGTCAAGAGCTTCGGTTCCGTTCATGCCGTCCGCGGCATAGACCTCTCGATCAAGCCGGGCGAGATCGTGGCGTTCCTCGGGCCGAACGGCGCGGGCAAGACCACGACGATCGACATGATCCTCGGCCTGAGCACCCCCGACTCCGGCTCGATCAGCGTCTTCGGGCACAGCCCGCGCGGCGCGATCGCCCGGGGTCTCGTGTCCGCGGTCCTCCAGACGGGTGGGCTGCTGAAAGACCTCACCGTTCGCGAGACCGTCGAGCTGACGGCGAGCCTGTTCGCCGAGAAGCGTCCCGTCGACGAAGCGCTCGAGCGGGCCGGCATCCGGAATCTGGCGAGCCGACGCGTCGGCCTCTGCTCCGGCGGCGAGCAGCAGCGTCTCCGCTTCGCGATGGCGCTCGTGAGCGACCCGGCCCTGCTCATCCTCGACGAACCGACCACCGGCATGGACGTCGAGGCGCGCCGCTCGTTCTGGAACGCGATCCGTGCGGATGCCGCCCGCGGCCGCACCGTCATGTTCGCGACGCACTACCTCGACGAGGCCGACGAGTACGCCGACCGCATCGTGCTGATGCGCGGGGGAGAGATCGTCGCCGACGGCCCCACCTCCGAGATCAAGAACCTCGTGTCGGGGCGCATGGTGCACGCGACGCTTCCGGATGCCGACCTCACCGCCCTCGCGGCCCTCCCCGGCGTCGACTCGGTCGAGGCCGCCGGCGAGCGCATCGCGATCCGCACGAGCGACTCCGACGCGCTCGCCCGCCACCTGCTCACCACCACCGACGCGCGCGACATCGAGATCACGGCGCAGAACCTCGAGAGCGTCTTCCTCACCCTCACCGCCGACTCCGCCGCACCCGCCCAGAATGGAGCAGTCCGATGA
- a CDS encoding AbaSI family restriction endonuclease — translation MDAKPPRTPIDAELDWQALRLRKIVHKQFELWAITRIVHGLDDPEIEWVTQQAVPAREEGKRALLDLYFPQFRLAVEIDELQHVDQVEQDRLRERHVIDTANVEFWRWKMHDIHTLDDARKHIDELVDDLRKRKRAQIDEGTFVPFRFGRTYDPAEWIERGGVGIQDDARFRRHVDVARLFGKDLAAHRSGMLRLTESVQVWFPKLYPNKEWDNALLDDGRRIVQCLAVDVTGGSDPEPLPAGSGSGETRLVFAHYRDEFGRIYYRFVGAFEHTGQDGHSADFRRIGERITVDGAGGLEILRE, via the coding sequence ATGGATGCCAAGCCCCCGCGAACGCCTATCGACGCCGAACTCGATTGGCAGGCCCTGCGCCTTCGGAAGATCGTGCACAAGCAGTTCGAGCTATGGGCGATCACCCGCATCGTGCACGGTCTGGACGACCCCGAGATCGAGTGGGTCACCCAACAGGCCGTCCCCGCGCGCGAGGAGGGGAAGCGCGCGCTGCTCGACCTCTACTTCCCGCAGTTCCGGCTGGCCGTGGAGATCGACGAGCTGCAGCACGTCGACCAGGTCGAGCAGGACCGCCTTCGGGAGCGGCATGTCATCGACACCGCGAACGTCGAGTTCTGGCGGTGGAAGATGCACGACATCCACACCCTCGACGACGCACGGAAGCACATCGATGAGCTGGTCGACGACCTCCGTAAGCGCAAGCGCGCGCAGATCGACGAGGGCACCTTCGTGCCGTTCCGATTCGGCCGCACCTACGACCCCGCCGAGTGGATCGAGCGCGGGGGAGTCGGCATCCAGGACGACGCCCGCTTCCGTCGCCACGTCGATGTCGCTCGCCTGTTCGGTAAGGATCTCGCCGCGCACCGCTCGGGCATGCTGCGGCTGACGGAGAGCGTGCAGGTCTGGTTCCCGAAGCTCTACCCGAACAAGGAGTGGGACAACGCTCTGCTCGACGACGGCCGGCGCATCGTGCAGTGTCTCGCGGTCGACGTGACCGGGGGAAGCGACCCCGAGCCGCTTCCCGCCGGCAGCGGGTCGGGCGAGACCCGCCTCGTCTTCGCGCATTACCGCGACGAGTTCGGGCGGATCTACTACCGCTTCGTCGGGGCGTTCGAGCACACCGGCCAGGATGGCCACAGCGCCGACTTCCGCCGCATCGGCGAGCGGATCACCGTCGACGGCGCGGGCGGCTTGGAGATCCTCCGCGAATGA
- a CDS encoding NAD(P)-dependent alcohol dehydrogenase produces MKAVQYREIGKGPEVVEIEEPHAGPGQVRLKVTAAGLCHSDWFVMDLPEEQYTYGLPLTLGHEGAGIVDELGEGVEGVNIGEAYAIYGPWGCGRCHACAKGAENYCPHAAEMGITPPGLGSPGAMAEYVIVDDPRHLAPLGDLDPVETVSLTDAGLTPYHAIVSAKEKLYPGATAVVIGVGGLGHVGVQILRAITQATVIAVDIGEDKLALAREVGAHHTVTSDEHAAERIRELTNGLGAAAVFDFVGVQPTIDLAREVAGIDSFIHIVGIGGGILPAGFFSTPFGAAVRAPYWGTRSELIEVLDLARSGAVGVHVERYGFDGAVEAYKKLHAGKVRGRAVIVP; encoded by the coding sequence ATGAAGGCAGTGCAGTATCGCGAGATCGGCAAAGGCCCCGAGGTCGTCGAGATCGAAGAACCCCACGCGGGTCCGGGCCAGGTGCGCCTCAAGGTGACGGCGGCCGGTCTGTGCCACTCCGACTGGTTCGTGATGGACCTCCCCGAGGAGCAGTACACCTACGGACTTCCCCTCACGCTCGGCCACGAGGGTGCCGGCATCGTCGACGAGCTCGGCGAGGGGGTCGAGGGCGTGAACATCGGCGAGGCCTACGCCATCTACGGACCGTGGGGATGCGGGCGCTGCCACGCCTGCGCGAAGGGCGCCGAGAACTACTGTCCGCACGCGGCCGAGATGGGCATCACCCCTCCCGGTCTCGGGAGCCCGGGAGCCATGGCCGAGTACGTGATCGTCGACGATCCGCGGCACCTCGCGCCCCTCGGCGACCTCGATCCCGTCGAGACCGTGTCGCTCACCGACGCCGGTCTCACGCCGTACCACGCGATCGTCTCCGCGAAAGAGAAGCTGTACCCCGGGGCCACCGCCGTCGTGATCGGCGTCGGAGGTCTCGGCCACGTCGGCGTCCAGATCCTGCGGGCCATCACGCAGGCGACCGTGATCGCGGTCGACATCGGCGAGGACAAGCTCGCCCTCGCGCGCGAGGTCGGCGCGCACCACACCGTGACCTCCGACGAGCACGCCGCGGAGCGCATCCGCGAGCTGACGAACGGTCTCGGTGCCGCCGCGGTCTTCGACTTCGTCGGCGTGCAGCCGACGATCGACCTCGCCCGAGAGGTCGCCGGGATCGACAGCTTCATCCACATCGTCGGGATCGGCGGCGGCATCCTTCCCGCCGGGTTCTTCTCGACCCCGTTCGGCGCGGCCGTGCGCGCACCCTACTGGGGCACCCGCAGCGAGCTGATCGAGGTGCTCGATCTCGCGCGCAGCGGAGCCGTCGGCGTCCACGTCGAGCGCTATGGCTTCGACGGCGCCGTCGAGGCGTACAAGAAGCTGCACGCGGGGAAGGTGCGCGGCCGCGCGGTCATCGTTCCCTGA
- a CDS encoding ABC transporter permease encodes MTAITLDRPVPAFGGFTLTYLRIELLRKLRNPRSLLFTVAFPVLMFFIVGFQTLDVPLTDTPLASGGVSVAAYIMVSMAMYGTMMSATQTGASVAVERAQGWSRQLRLTPLNPVANVVVKMLAGMMFGLIAVIATYAVAAISGVTLTPMQWIVTGLAAWLLASAVFTTLGLMVGYMVPGENAAQITSLAVVLLSFLGGLFFPLSSMPDFLQTIGKLTPVYGIGELARSPLTGDAFDLGALINAVVWLAVFVAGTVYFFRRDTRRA; translated from the coding sequence ATGACCGCCATCACCCTTGACCGCCCGGTCCCCGCGTTCGGTGGGTTCACGCTCACGTATCTGCGCATCGAGCTGCTGCGCAAGCTCCGCAACCCCCGCAGCCTGCTGTTCACGGTCGCCTTCCCCGTGCTGATGTTCTTCATCGTCGGGTTCCAGACGCTCGACGTTCCGCTGACCGATACCCCGCTGGCATCCGGGGGAGTGTCGGTGGCCGCGTACATCATGGTCTCGATGGCGATGTACGGGACCATGATGTCGGCGACCCAGACCGGGGCGTCGGTCGCGGTCGAGCGCGCACAGGGCTGGAGCCGCCAGCTCCGCCTCACCCCGCTCAACCCCGTTGCGAACGTCGTCGTCAAGATGCTGGCGGGCATGATGTTCGGTCTGATCGCCGTCATCGCGACGTATGCCGTCGCGGCCATATCAGGCGTCACCCTGACGCCGATGCAGTGGATCGTCACCGGGCTCGCGGCGTGGCTCCTCGCGAGCGCGGTGTTCACGACGCTCGGCCTCATGGTCGGCTACATGGTTCCGGGCGAGAACGCGGCGCAGATCACCAGCCTCGCCGTGGTGCTGCTGTCGTTCCTCGGCGGCCTGTTCTTCCCGCTGTCGTCGATGCCCGACTTCCTTCAGACCATCGGCAAGCTGACACCCGTCTACGGGATCGGCGAGCTCGCCCGGTCGCCTCTGACGGGGGATGCCTTCGACCTCGGCGCCCTGATCAACGCGGTGGTCTGGCTCGCGGTGTTCGTCGCGGGGACCGTGTACTTCTTCCGTCGCGACACGCGGCGCGCGTGA
- a CDS encoding response regulator transcription factor: MIRLLIADDQALVRGALAALLGLEHDIEVVAQVGRGDEVVEAARASEADVALLDIEMPGIDGIAAASLLRSEVPGCRALIVTTFGRPGYLARAMQAGASGFVVKDTPAAELADAVRRVSLGLRVVDPALAAESLAQGDSPLTERETDVLAAARDGGSIADIARTVHLSEGTVKNHLSSAIGKTGGRNRSDAVRVAVERGWL, from the coding sequence GTGATCCGACTGCTCATCGCCGACGACCAGGCTCTCGTGCGCGGCGCCCTCGCCGCGCTGCTCGGTCTCGAACACGACATCGAGGTCGTGGCCCAGGTCGGCCGCGGCGACGAGGTGGTCGAGGCGGCGCGGGCGTCCGAAGCCGACGTCGCCCTCCTCGACATCGAGATGCCCGGCATCGACGGCATCGCCGCGGCATCCCTCCTGCGTTCGGAGGTTCCCGGATGCCGCGCCCTCATCGTCACGACCTTCGGTCGCCCCGGCTACCTGGCGCGTGCCATGCAAGCCGGCGCGTCCGGATTCGTGGTCAAGGACACCCCCGCGGCGGAGCTGGCCGACGCGGTACGACGCGTCTCTCTCGGTCTGCGGGTGGTCGACCCGGCCCTGGCGGCCGAGTCGCTCGCGCAGGGCGACTCCCCGCTCACCGAGCGCGAGACCGACGTGCTCGCCGCGGCGCGCGACGGCGGCTCGATCGCCGACATCGCGCGGACGGTGCACCTGTCAGAGGGGACGGTGAAGAATCACTTGTCCAGCGCGATCGGGAAGACCGGCGGGCGGAATCGGTCGGATGCCGTGCGGGTGGCGGTGGAGCGGGGGTGGCTGTAG
- a CDS encoding DUF779 domain-containing protein: MPELSRVDVTDAAASLLRDLTAKHGPLMFHQSGGCCDGSSPMCYPVGMFLIGPSDVHLGSIEVGLDDPIEVYMSESQFEYWKFTHLTIDVVPGRGAGFSVEGPTGMRFLIRSRMLTEDEAVAFGVGAAAERG; encoded by the coding sequence ATGCCAGAACTCTCCCGCGTCGACGTGACGGATGCCGCGGCCTCGCTGCTGCGCGACCTGACGGCCAAGCACGGCCCGCTGATGTTCCATCAGTCCGGTGGCTGCTGCGACGGCAGCTCGCCGATGTGTTATCCGGTGGGCATGTTCCTCATCGGGCCCAGCGACGTACACCTCGGGAGCATCGAGGTCGGGCTGGACGACCCGATCGAGGTCTACATGTCGGAGTCGCAGTTCGAGTACTGGAAGTTCACGCACCTCACTATCGACGTCGTGCCGGGGCGTGGGGCCGGGTTCTCCGTCGAGGGGCCGACCGGGATGCGGTTCCTCATCCGATCGCGGATGCTGACGGAGGACGAGGCGGTGGCGTTCGGGGTTGGTGCGGCTGCCGAACGAGGCTGA
- a CDS encoding aldehyde dehydrogenase family protein: protein MTIVEEGVSSVYAAPGQRGAVAEYRSRYGHYIGGEWVEPHSGEYFENITPVTGKPFCEVARGDGHDIDRAVDAAWKAFATWKKTTPAERSVILNKIADRIEENLERIAVAETWENGKPVRETLAADIPLTVDHFRYFAGVLRAQEGSLSQLDENTVAYHFNEPLGVVGQIIPWNFPILMAAWKLAPALAAGNCVVIKPAEQTPASLLFLFDIIGDLLPAGVVNIVNGFGIEAGAPLAQHKRIRKIAFTGETTTGRLIMQYASQNLIPVTLELGGKSPNVFFEDVALRSDDAYYDKALEGFTMFALNQGEVCTCPSRSLIQRSIYDQFLGDGLERVKKVRQGNPLDPETMIGAQASNDQLEKILSYIDIGKQGGAKLLTGGERVDLGGELSGGYYVAPTVFEGTNDMRIFQEEIFGPVLSVTSFDDFDDAISIANDTLYGLGAGVWSRSGDTAYRAGRAIEAGRVWTNTYHQYPAHAAFGGYKQSGIGRENHLKMLDHYQQTKNLLVSYAEGAMGFF, encoded by the coding sequence ATGACCATCGTCGAAGAAGGCGTTTCCAGCGTCTACGCCGCCCCCGGGCAACGGGGGGCCGTCGCCGAGTACCGCTCGCGGTACGGGCACTACATCGGTGGCGAATGGGTCGAACCGCACAGCGGCGAGTACTTCGAGAACATCACCCCCGTCACCGGCAAGCCCTTCTGCGAGGTCGCGCGCGGTGACGGGCACGACATCGATCGGGCGGTGGATGCCGCATGGAAGGCGTTCGCGACCTGGAAGAAGACCACCCCCGCCGAGCGCAGCGTCATCCTGAACAAAATCGCCGACCGGATCGAGGAGAACCTCGAGCGGATCGCCGTCGCCGAAACGTGGGAGAACGGCAAGCCGGTGCGCGAGACGCTCGCGGCCGACATCCCGCTGACCGTCGACCACTTCCGCTACTTCGCGGGAGTCCTGCGGGCGCAGGAGGGTTCGCTGAGCCAGCTGGACGAGAACACCGTCGCGTACCACTTCAACGAACCGCTCGGCGTGGTGGGGCAGATCATCCCGTGGAACTTCCCCATTCTCATGGCGGCATGGAAGCTCGCTCCGGCTCTCGCCGCGGGAAACTGCGTCGTGATCAAGCCGGCCGAGCAGACCCCGGCATCCTTGCTGTTCCTGTTCGACATCATCGGCGACCTACTTCCGGCCGGTGTCGTCAACATCGTCAACGGTTTCGGGATCGAGGCGGGGGCGCCGCTGGCGCAGCACAAGCGCATCCGCAAGATCGCGTTCACGGGTGAGACCACGACCGGGCGTCTGATCATGCAGTACGCGTCGCAGAACCTCATCCCGGTGACGCTCGAACTCGGAGGCAAGAGCCCCAACGTGTTCTTCGAGGACGTCGCGCTGCGGAGCGACGACGCCTACTACGACAAGGCGCTCGAGGGCTTCACGATGTTCGCCCTCAACCAGGGTGAGGTCTGCACGTGTCCGTCGCGATCGCTCATCCAGCGTTCGATCTACGACCAGTTCCTCGGCGACGGCCTCGAGCGCGTGAAGAAGGTCCGCCAGGGCAACCCGCTCGACCCCGAGACGATGATCGGCGCGCAGGCCTCGAACGACCAGCTCGAGAAGATCCTGTCGTACATCGACATCGGCAAGCAGGGCGGTGCCAAGCTGCTCACGGGCGGGGAGCGCGTCGACCTCGGCGGCGAGCTGTCGGGCGGCTACTACGTCGCGCCGACGGTGTTCGAGGGCACGAACGACATGCGCATCTTCCAGGAGGAGATCTTCGGTCCCGTGCTCTCGGTCACGTCGTTCGACGACTTCGACGACGCCATCTCGATCGCCAACGACACCCTGTACGGCCTGGGCGCAGGCGTGTGGAGCCGAAGCGGCGACACCGCCTACCGCGCAGGTCGGGCGATCGAAGCCGGACGCGTCTGGACGAACACGTACCACCAGTACCCCGCGCACGCCGCGTTCGGCGGGTACAAGCAGTCGGGCATCGGCCGCGAGAACCACCTCAAGATGCTCGACCACTACCAGCAGACGAAGAACCTGCTCGTGTCGTACGCCGAAGGGGCGATGGGCTTCTTCTGA
- a CDS encoding PLP-dependent transferase, whose protein sequence is MRQHLASARTIAEWLEHQPAVESVDYAGLPSHPQHALAVRDYGGLSGSVFSFTVRGGRPAAERFFDALRLFSRMTNIGDTRSMALHPATTTHLGFTQETRDRLGIGDGLIRLSIGLEDAEDLIADLDQALPAAG, encoded by the coding sequence ATGCGGCAGCACCTCGCCTCCGCCCGCACGATCGCCGAGTGGCTCGAGCACCAGCCCGCCGTCGAGAGCGTCGACTACGCGGGACTCCCGTCGCACCCGCAGCACGCTCTCGCCGTGCGCGACTACGGCGGGCTGTCGGGCTCGGTGTTCTCCTTCACAGTGCGCGGGGGACGACCGGCGGCCGAACGGTTCTTCGACGCGCTCCGGCTGTTCAGCCGCATGACGAACATCGGTGACACCCGCTCGATGGCGCTGCATCCGGCGACCACGACGCACCTCGGCTTCACGCAAGAGACGCGCGATCGCCTCGGCATCGGCGACGGGCTCATCCGCCTGTCGATCGGACTCGAGGATGCCGAAGACCTGATCGCCGACCTCGATCAGGCGCTGCCCGCGGCGGGATAG
- a CDS encoding GAF domain-containing protein, producing the protein MPSPWSRPPISPETSGLLIARAHEELLAGNEEDRRLNDVRPLVQESWRRSLASLVGPEGLPSLDLASDELEAYRRAHPLAGVMDMVRALLLPGTAEESGVVVAVGDAAGRLLWVEGDRHIRALTGDMGFVAGANWAEDAVGTSAPGTALTLDRSVQIRGAEHFNRLVQPWSCTAAPVHDPESRRLLGVIDVTGGPEAVTPQAQLLVDATARAIESEILVARLRAQQAPPPKRSAPARALLRILGRDRAVLEAGGETLELSARHAEILLLLAVHREGLSAEALSEAVYGHAVVETLRPEMVRLRRALAPVAPRLVPASRPYRLPDGLETDAQHVLSLLDRGAHRVALAAYAGPVLPESEAPGVVEVRESVRSALREALLAEAGVDVLLAYAETADARDDEEVLRLCLAMLPARSPKRAGLVARVERLGRE; encoded by the coding sequence GTGCCTTCTCCGTGGTCGCGACCGCCGATCTCCCCCGAGACATCGGGGCTGCTGATCGCGCGAGCGCACGAGGAACTTCTCGCGGGAAACGAGGAGGATCGGCGGCTGAACGACGTGCGCCCGCTCGTGCAGGAGTCGTGGCGGCGGTCGTTGGCCTCCCTCGTGGGACCGGAGGGACTCCCCTCGCTCGACCTCGCGAGCGACGAGCTCGAGGCGTATCGCCGCGCGCATCCGCTCGCCGGGGTGATGGACATGGTCCGGGCTCTTCTGCTGCCCGGAACGGCCGAGGAGTCGGGCGTCGTCGTGGCCGTGGGCGACGCGGCCGGCCGGCTGCTGTGGGTCGAGGGCGACCGGCACATCCGGGCCCTGACCGGCGACATGGGCTTCGTCGCGGGCGCGAACTGGGCGGAGGATGCCGTCGGCACCTCGGCCCCGGGAACGGCTCTGACCCTCGACCGGTCGGTGCAGATCCGCGGTGCCGAGCATTTCAATCGGCTCGTGCAACCGTGGTCATGCACCGCGGCACCCGTGCACGATCCGGAATCGCGACGCCTCCTCGGAGTCATCGACGTCACGGGGGGCCCGGAGGCGGTGACGCCGCAAGCGCAACTGCTGGTGGATGCCACGGCCCGGGCGATCGAGAGCGAGATCCTCGTGGCGCGGCTGCGGGCCCAGCAGGCGCCGCCGCCGAAGCGATCGGCGCCGGCGCGGGCCCTGCTGCGCATCCTCGGCCGCGACCGGGCGGTGCTCGAGGCCGGCGGAGAGACGCTCGAGCTCAGTGCGCGTCACGCGGAGATCCTGCTGCTGCTCGCCGTCCACCGCGAGGGTCTGTCCGCCGAGGCGTTGAGCGAGGCGGTCTACGGTCATGCCGTCGTCGAGACGCTCCGTCCCGAGATGGTGCGTCTGCGGCGCGCGCTCGCCCCCGTCGCACCACGCCTGGTTCCGGCATCCCGTCCGTATCGGCTGCCCGACGGACTCGAGACCGACGCGCAGCACGTGCTGTCGCTGCTCGACCGCGGGGCGCATCGCGTCGCACTCGCCGCGTACGCGGGGCCCGTGCTGCCGGAGTCGGAGGCGCCGGGCGTCGTCGAGGTGCGCGAGTCGGTGCGCTCGGCGCTGCGCGAGGCGCTGCTCGCCGAGGCGGGGGTCGATGTGCTGCTCGCCTACGCCGAGACCGCGGATGCGCGGGACGACGAGGAGGTGCTGCGGCTGTGCCTGGCGATGCTGCCAGCGCGATCGCCGAAGCGGGCGGGGCTCGTGGCGCGGGTGGAGCGGCTCGGGCGGGAGTAG